The Maniola hyperantus chromosome 21, iAphHyp1.2, whole genome shotgun sequence sequence TTAAGCCGACCATGGCGATCCCATGTTGTTGTTTGGACTAAATTAACCAAACAAATAGGTTAACATAATGCATAGCCGTTTTTAAAGCTTCGCCTTGTTTGTCAGGACTATTCCCATTATATTCATGGTCACCCAATATCAAACCCCCAAGCTAATAAGAAGGACCCAATATGAGCCATCTGCACGTTGTTGTTAAGACTAAATTAACCAAACAAATACGTCTTAAATTAGCCAAACTTAAGCCACGCATAGCCGTTCTTATGCTTCGCCTTATTTGTCAGGAATATTCCCATTATATTCATGGTCACTCTATATCAAACCCCCAAGCTAATTGGAAGGATCAATATGACCCGTCTGTATTTGCAATAATTATACCTGCGTGTGGGAACGGCTGAGTGGTTTTGCGGTTTTAAAACAATCTATTAGTCAAGTCAAATtacattgtaggtaggtacttcgtaGACCCTGGATGGTAACAGaatgaaaaattgaaaatctgtacttctatacttaatatacatactatacttaatattatgaaataaataaataaataaaataaaattgtcaatcaaccttttacaagtatttttgaatcgttagAGGccttataaagaggtaaagtttgtttgtaggattttggaaattttcacataatgtgCATTTCTATTGCAGCTTTAACatcaaataataaacatttcaaagtGGCTGccatgaattttaaaaaaatattaaaaagtgttctttcttgtacggaacctttcgtgtgcgagttcgactcgcacttcacCAATTTTTTGGGCAATCAGTACAGTAACCTGTTTTTCTTTTCTATTTCCAGATTAATCGTAACAGAATGACTTCCACATCTTTCAACGTTGGTATCGGCGATGGATCTCGTCTGTCGAGCAGGGTGCTGCGCCCCCCGGGCGGCGGACACACGGACATCTTTGGCGGAGAGCCAGAGCCCCCACGTGCGGGTGGGCGCCGCCCCGCAAATGCTTGTCTTGCTACCACGGGTCAAGGTTAGTGGAATTGCACTTTTATTCAACTAGATGGCAGCATTAGTACATTACATCGCGCTGTTGTTTTGACGTAGCAATTCACtgtgagatatagctctgtctcgttttaactctgtcttaagtctaaacaCCGAAATAACACAGAGTATTCATAGTATGTTATGACCGAAATTTCCTAACAATAAGGTGAAGCGGAGTGTcagtatgtacttatttatgtcagtcagtcagtttatccttttatatgtatagataatcCCCTGAAACCCGACACTACTCTACCCTAATTCCGTCTAAAATATTATCCCTTTAAATATGACGTATCTCATGTATCCACGTATCAAATTTCAGGTCAAGGGGACGAACCGGCGAAGCCAACTAACGGCGCTGAGGCCCCGAGCCAAAACGGCCAGGCCAGTGACCCCCAGCCTAGCCCCGTGACCCCTGAAGTGGCCCCTTCAGCGCCTCCTGCCCCTGTAGAAGCTAAGCCTGACAACCCCAAGGTGGTGACCCCTACGGAATCCTTCAAGCCTGAAGCTCCCAAACGCGTCCGCGTACCACCAGGTGGCTTTTCGTCTGGACTCTGGTAAGATGGCAGTATCAAATATTCTTCGGGACCAGACTTTCTGTTCGCGTCTTATATGTTTTCGTTTGGTGCTCGGTACATTAATATGTTTACATCTATAgttattactagcgacccgccccggcttcgcatgggtgcaaggtgattatactatacctataaaccttcctcttgaatcactctatctattggtgaaaaccgcattaaaatccgtttcgtagtttaaaagatctacgcgttcatacatacagacagagcgggaagcgactttactttatactatgtagagattgaCACATGTTGTTGTTCTAAGTTCTTATATTGTGTACTCCGttcaggttagcccacttccatcttagactgcatcatcacttaccaccaagtgaaattgcagtcaagggctaacttgtatctgaatttaaaaaaaaaacttgtgacATGATGATGTTATTATAATGTGTTTTGAGTAAAATTAAATCGTAATTTAATTGTATGATCACACATTGTATATTCGTTAGTGTTTTTGGATGAAAACTAATACGTATCAGGTAAAAAAAGTAAGATATTCGCGTGACGGGTTATCGCTCCAATACACATTGTACCAATAAGTTCGGCGAGTTTCGGAAAacatgatatttatttttcgatagtaaataatatagtCAAATAGATATAAACCTAGCAACCTTTATGTAATTGTCTAATAATATTTACTTTGGAAGCAAGTAGTTTCAAGTGATCCATAAAATATAATTCTCTGCATTTCTTTTTGACACTTTTTCCATGGAGCCTGAATCCAGCTGTTTTTGGATTTTAATCCAGTCAAAATTTGACCACACTGTCAGTGTTCGTTTCACAGCTTCAGTTTTCTCGTCCACTTTTAATAGAGGTACCTTGAAAAGTCAAGcttgaataggtatcttctaggcttgcacactccatcttaggctgcatcatcacttgccagcaggtttgattgcagccaagcgctagtctataaattaaacaaGAACCGATCAAAACCCACAAAAGTAGGCAAGTCGGCCAGCGTATATGTAAGCTAAGTGACAGGTTCGCCAAATTCGTTGGGTCAATGTATACTGGACACTTTACAAGTATCAGTGTGTGTTCAGTCAATTAATTGAGTAGTTTTGTTAGGTTTTTCATGTGTTATCAGGTCAAGTTGTTTTAATGTTTTGAagttttgaatgaaaattgTTTGATAAGTCCCAGACATGCATTTATTGTATGAAGGTTTAGAATAAAATTGTTTGTAGGGGAAAAATGGTTTGACTTTTGAAAATGACAAAATAAAGGCTAAGTTAGgaaaagtacctatgtattattCAGTTCTACAGTATCTCAGAAAGTTTTCCTGTAACTATGTATATCTAAGGCTCACGCTATATGGGCGTAATATacagtatgtttttttttttattgggaCAGTATTGAAGGATCCAAACATAGAGGATATTTGACCAACTTCTTCTGTCTAGATTTTTTTCGATACAATGAAATAATCCTTACATTAAACaggctgtaatttttttttgtcaatttCATTTTGTCAAAAAAGAGTATGACAGagcagttgtttttttttttaatttttttttttaattactacttGTTTTTTgtgtgtacacatattaatgTGCTAGTTCGCGTTAGTTGTAACTGGTCCCTGGCTAGATTTGCGTGGTTCGCTTATGCCAGTCAAAATGCACAGACTAAGGGTAAAAGATAGATGGAGCATACAAACAAACATGTTAATAAAAGTGAAGCTAGTTGAGTGCCTTCAAATACGAATATAACTCGTGTGAGCGAATTGGCTCAATCCAGATTCAATCCGGAAAATCAATTTAAAATGTCCATGGCAAATATGGGAGCCCCTTCTATCTTCATTTGAATGTAgtgtttatataatattttgccATTGATTTCAAATATTAGAGATGCAGTCTTCCCAGCACCAAACTAATTGCATATTATATCATTGTAATTGTtgttaatgtggctaattctgctgtacacaatctctaaattaaattgacaggtctaaatctaatgctatccttttctgtgTGGAGCAATATGAAAGGGaaagcaatatatttagatctgTCAGGTTTAGTTTGGGCATTGTGTCCAGTCGAAAAGGATTTCGATTATTACGTTGACGCTTTTCAAAGCTTGACATCTGGCTTCTCTTGATCTGTTTCATTTTGATTCTGTCTACAATCTTTTATCTGGAGTCTGTGACCAATTGGTAATTTTAATTCCTCGCAAAAGgtatttcatttatatttacTGGATTTtcctatatatttatatatacatgCGCGAATTTACGAaggactaataaaatataattttaattgattGATTAACATGTACTCGTCACACGGTTTCGCTTGTGTCAAAGGCTGTATGCGGCCAAACTAATAGACTTGTATGATATTCGATCACAAAGTAGGTTTTACGAATTTCTCTAGTTAGGGCTTTTGAAGGTTTTCGTGCTAATTCGGTCGTACCAACATTATTGTTAACTTTAAGAAGAGGGCAGAGTATCGCAGTTCATTTTGGGTAAAAAGACCGCTGATATTGTACTTGCGCAGTAGAAGATTTAGCTAGATTTTTATTCcataaaaacaagtagatcttcaaggcaagagtggaGAGGCTAGATAGACCTCATCAATGTTTTCCATTagacataaaaaaatatctataaccTTGATATAGTTTTGATACGTCCGAATACGCACCAGTTTTATTTCCGTCAATTATTTGACTGAAATAATTTAGGCATAATAACTGTAATAAAGGATAATGATATGCTTCTAAATCTTGTCTGTTTCGTGGCGACTTGGTTATATATGGGTAGGTGGAAAATGTTCTCGCTCCGCCACAGTTTAGCTATCATACAGTTTGGAAATTTACGCCactgggggtttgaaattactAAAACATATGAAAACGTGCTCGACAACTGTATGCTTGTTAAACTGCGTCTGCCTCATTTCCCAGTCGTTTTTTATTATCTAAGTGCTAATTTTGGAAGCttaaaaaattgtgattttaagtGGCATTTGGATTTTAAATCTGTTTGTACCTCAGACTGACGTAATAATATAGTGCCTATCTAAAAAGTacttaaacattaataattgtAGCATTGCtcgcagttttttattattgaagATACCTGTTATAGGTTTTGTATGCCGACGCAGGCTAACGCGTttatgtatattaattaataatgataattgtatttttatatgaa is a genomic window containing:
- the LOC117992218 gene encoding uncharacterized protein: MQSKSFSQKEENVESELEINRNRMTSTSFNVGIGDGSRLSSRVLRPPGGGHTDIFGGEPEPPRAGGRRPANACLATTGQGQGDEPAKPTNGAEAPSQNGQASDPQPSPVTPEVAPSAPPAPVEAKPDNPKVVTPTESFKPEAPKRVRVPPGGFSSGLW